The Coprobacter tertius genome has a window encoding:
- a CDS encoding rhomboid family intramembrane serine protease → MKRCESYPGKYVLPDFRFCLIFVYLYVFSLSRFCGVMEWMPCSANTPFYSYFTYIWLHKSWTHLILNVLAFFSISTFLSQKMKSVEYMVSGYIIAVVSAFITAGENFVCGSSGWVCALWGMDWASLILSGECKSYRFFTSTFGFLVTMLLGFFHPAFDGILHLVAFFFGCLYVLCRRFRSVVFGGIIVLFFFTSCSVRKKTETVDWTVKNSVRDTVSVQKQEHSEKCKSNYVTVETEEWEAMPFDTVAWNGCRENLQLKKKKVVRVTVQNRSKYDREISLDRKQESIKDSTRFINRVEKEQIPAIQSWKTELWLVLILFFLIGIILYRIKK, encoded by the coding sequence ATGAAACGCTGCGAAAGTTATCCGGGGAAATATGTTCTGCCGGATTTCCGTTTTTGTCTCATTTTCGTTTATTTGTATGTATTTTCTTTATCCCGATTTTGTGGGGTAATGGAGTGGATGCCTTGTTCGGCGAATACCCCTTTTTATTCCTACTTTACATATATATGGCTGCATAAAAGCTGGACGCATCTTATCCTCAATGTGTTAGCATTCTTTAGTATTTCGACGTTTCTTTCTCAGAAAATGAAGTCTGTGGAATATATGGTATCAGGGTATATTATTGCTGTTGTATCGGCTTTTATAACAGCCGGAGAAAACTTTGTATGCGGAAGTAGCGGGTGGGTATGTGCATTATGGGGGATGGATTGGGCTTCGCTCATTTTATCGGGAGAGTGTAAAAGTTACCGTTTCTTTACCAGTACGTTTGGTTTTTTGGTGACGATGTTATTGGGCTTTTTTCATCCGGCATTTGATGGAATATTACATTTGGTAGCCTTTTTTTTCGGGTGTTTATATGTATTATGCCGCCGGTTTAGATCGGTTGTTTTTGGAGGTATAATTGTGTTATTTTTTTTTACCTCTTGTTCGGTAAGAAAAAAAACTGAAACTGTTGACTGGACAGTTAAAAATTCTGTGCGGGATACGGTATCGGTACAAAAGCAAGAGCATTCTGAAAAGTGTAAATCGAATTATGTAACAGTTGAGACCGAAGAATGGGAAGCTATGCCTTTTGATACGGTGGCGTGGAACGGATGTCGGGAAAATTTACAACTGAAGAAGAAAAAAGTTGTACGGGTTACCGTACAAAATCGGAGTAAATACGATCGTGAAATATCGTTGGATAGAAAACAGGAAAGTATAAAAGACTCTACCCGCTTTATTAATCGGGTGGAGAAAGAACAAATTCCCGCAATTCAGAGTTGGAAGACTGAACTTTGGCTGGTGTTGATTCTCTTTTTTTTAATAGGAATTATTTTATATCGGATTAAAAAATGA
- a CDS encoding pyridoxine 5'-phosphate synthase encodes MTKLSVNVNKVATLRNARGGNTPDVVKVATDCEIFGADGITVHPRPDERHIRYSDVFDLRSILKTEFNIEGYPSEAFIDLVLKVKPEQVTLVPDAPDAITSNAGWDTISNFEFLSEIIDRFNQAGIRTSLFIGTEPEYIEKAAKTGTDRIELYTEPYAAFYETDPENAVAPFVSAAELARKLGLGINAGHDLNLKNLQFFHTRIPFLDEVSIGHALISDALYLGLQDTIRQYKECLK; translated from the coding sequence ATGACAAAATTAAGCGTAAATGTAAATAAAGTGGCCACTCTCCGTAACGCAAGGGGAGGAAACACTCCCGATGTCGTTAAAGTCGCGACCGATTGCGAAATCTTCGGAGCCGATGGTATCACCGTACACCCGAGACCCGATGAACGCCATATACGATACTCAGACGTATTCGATTTAAGATCTATCCTCAAGACCGAATTCAATATCGAAGGGTATCCTTCGGAGGCATTCATCGATTTGGTTTTAAAAGTAAAACCCGAACAGGTAACTTTGGTCCCGGACGCGCCCGACGCTATTACTTCAAATGCCGGATGGGATACGATTTCGAATTTCGAATTTTTAAGCGAAATTATCGATCGTTTCAACCAAGCCGGCATACGAACCTCTTTATTCATCGGTACCGAACCCGAGTATATAGAGAAAGCAGCCAAAACCGGTACCGACAGAATCGAGTTATATACCGAGCCTTACGCTGCATTTTATGAAACCGATCCCGAAAACGCAGTCGCACCTTTCGTATCGGCTGCCGAACTCGCAAGAAAACTCGGTTTGGGAATAAATGCCGGACATGATCTCAACTTGAAGAATCTCCAATTTTTCCATACCCGTATTCCTTTTCTCGACGAAGTATCTATCGGCCACGCCCTTATATCAGATGCTTTATATCTCGGGTTACAAGATACGATACGGCAATATAAAGAATGCTTGAAATAA
- a CDS encoding PspC domain-containing protein, producing MKKTLTVNLNNTVYHIDEDAYNELQNYLDSLGKHFEGEEGADEILSDIEARIGELFKERNRFGMQIITVREVNEIIAIMGHPEDFDNEISGIENKETPEKNNPEVPKEESDENDKEPKVKVRKRLFRDPDNQILGGVASGIGVYLGVDPVIVRILIVLLTLFFGISFWIYIILWICLPKATTAAQKLEMRGEAVTIDNIKKTVVEEMEKTNEKQSEQQTEEPFLRRLGNLFIEGIKAIFKIAFVLFGGCMGFILFIVLITLGITTIGIIFGSTHFMIYSMPYIPILTPVLGAVKYPGVLFISLLFTLGIPLFGLIRWLLRRKLHWNAIPKSTTNTLIILWLICFITAIIFSTPMFSEFFMRF from the coding sequence ATGAAAAAGACATTAACCGTTAATCTTAATAATACGGTATATCATATCGATGAAGATGCCTATAACGAACTTCAGAATTATCTCGATAGTCTCGGAAAACATTTCGAAGGAGAAGAAGGAGCCGACGAAATATTAAGTGACATTGAAGCACGTATCGGTGAATTATTCAAGGAACGAAATCGTTTCGGAATGCAGATTATTACGGTTCGTGAGGTAAACGAAATTATCGCAATCATGGGGCATCCTGAAGATTTTGATAATGAAATTAGCGGAATCGAAAACAAGGAAACTCCTGAAAAAAATAATCCGGAAGTTCCTAAAGAAGAATCCGACGAAAATGATAAAGAACCGAAAGTAAAAGTTCGAAAACGTCTATTCAGAGATCCCGACAATCAAATATTGGGAGGAGTGGCTTCGGGCATCGGCGTGTATCTGGGCGTCGACCCGGTAATCGTAAGAATACTTATCGTATTGCTGACACTCTTTTTCGGGATTTCTTTCTGGATATATATCATACTATGGATATGCTTGCCTAAAGCAACAACCGCCGCCCAAAAACTCGAAATGCGAGGTGAAGCCGTCACTATAGACAATATTAAGAAAACAGTCGTCGAAGAAATGGAAAAAACAAACGAAAAGCAATCGGAACAACAAACCGAAGAACCATTTCTTAGACGATTAGGCAACCTTTTTATCGAAGGAATAAAAGCCATATTCAAAATCGCATTCGTTCTGTTCGGCGGTTGTATGGGATTCATTTTATTTATCGTATTAATAACACTGGGTATTACCACGATCGGCATAATTTTCGGAAGTACGCACTTTATGATCTACTCTATGCCTTATATACCCATACTTACTCCGGTACTCGGAGCGGTAAAATACCCGGGCGTCTTATTCATCTCACTCCTCTTCACCTTAGGGATTCCTTTATTCGGACTTATCCGTTGGTTATTGAGGCGTAAGCTTCACTGGAATGCAATTCCCAAATCAACCACGAATACATTAATTATTCTATGGCTCATTTGCTTCATAACCGCCATTATATTCAGTACACCCATGTTTTCAGAATTTTTTATGCGTTTTTAA
- a CDS encoding MotA/TolQ/ExbB proton channel family protein — protein sequence MGTILTILADVNMVAPVIPTDSVATVAPVADLNMWELSLKGGIIMIPLLLLSILAIYIFIERIIVIRKAAKEDRTFMDRIKDYIHDGEIDSALSLCKKTDTPYARLIEKGITRLGRPMNDVLVAIENVGNIEVAKLEKGFPLLATAAAGAPMLGFLGTVTGMVRAFYNMASAGSSADITTLSGGIYEALVTTVAGLVVGIIALFAYNYLVARVDGVVNQLEAKTMEFMDLLNEPAN from the coding sequence ATGGGTACTATACTTACAATTCTTGCCGACGTCAATATGGTCGCACCCGTTATTCCTACCGACTCAGTGGCAACTGTCGCACCGGTAGCCGATCTTAATATGTGGGAACTCTCCCTTAAAGGGGGAATAATTATGATTCCTCTTTTATTACTATCGATATTGGCAATTTATATTTTTATCGAACGTATCATCGTTATCAGAAAAGCGGCCAAAGAAGACCGTACATTCATGGATCGTATCAAAGATTACATCCACGACGGAGAAATAGACTCGGCTCTAAGCCTTTGTAAAAAAACCGATACCCCTTATGCACGACTTATCGAAAAAGGAATTACCCGTTTGGGACGTCCTATGAACGATGTGCTTGTGGCTATAGAAAACGTAGGTAACATCGAAGTAGCTAAACTCGAAAAAGGATTCCCCTTACTGGCTACAGCAGCTGCCGGAGCTCCTATGCTCGGGTTCTTAGGTACTGTTACCGGTATGGTAAGAGCTTTCTATAACATGGCTTCAGCCGGCTCGAGTGCAGATATCACCACTCTTTCGGGCGGTATTTACGAAGCTTTGGTAACTACTGTAGCAGGGCTGGTAGTAGGTATTATCGCACTTTTTGCCTATAATTACCTTGTCGCCCGTGTCGATGGTGTAGTAAACCAATTAGAAGCTAAAACGATGGAATTTATGGATCTATTAAATGAACCGGCAAATTAA
- a CDS encoding NAD kinase, producing MKIAVFGNLYQAEKCAQARLLFETLEQYDAQVYICEDYYRFLHTVMKMEIRHEGLITSRCFEADMALSIGGDGTFLKTAERIGDKGIPILGINTGRLGFLADVSGNEIVEVMDEIFAGNYRVEERSLLQLNAEGLPSEFWPYALNEVAVLKRDSSSMISIRTMLDGQFLNNYQADGLVISTPTGSTAYSLSAGGPVLVPQASNFVISAVAPHSLNVRPLVITDDSEIGLNVESRSHNFLVSLDGRSTVLTNTQHLRIKKAPFTTKVVKRYNHIFIDTLRNKLMWGVDKRIG from the coding sequence ATGAAAATAGCGGTTTTCGGAAATTTGTATCAGGCAGAGAAATGTGCACAGGCTCGTTTGTTGTTTGAAACGCTCGAGCAGTATGATGCCCAGGTGTATATCTGTGAAGATTACTACCGGTTTTTGCATACGGTAATGAAAATGGAGATACGACATGAAGGCTTGATAACGAGCCGTTGTTTCGAGGCGGATATGGCCTTGAGTATAGGAGGAGACGGTACATTTTTAAAGACGGCCGAACGGATAGGAGATAAAGGGATTCCTATTTTGGGGATTAATACGGGACGTTTGGGCTTTTTGGCCGATGTATCGGGAAACGAGATTGTTGAAGTGATGGATGAGATTTTTGCCGGTAACTACCGGGTAGAAGAACGTTCGTTATTGCAACTAAATGCCGAAGGTTTGCCTTCTGAATTTTGGCCGTATGCGTTGAATGAAGTAGCAGTTCTTAAACGGGATTCCTCTTCGATGATATCTATACGCACGATGCTCGATGGGCAGTTTCTCAATAATTATCAGGCCGACGGGCTCGTTATCTCTACCCCTACCGGTTCTACCGCTTATTCATTGAGTGCAGGAGGGCCGGTATTAGTTCCCCAGGCCAGTAACTTTGTCATTTCGGCAGTTGCACCGCATAGTCTCAATGTACGTCCATTGGTTATAACGGACGATTCCGAGATAGGATTGAATGTAGAAAGTCGCAGTCATAACTTTTTGGTGAGTCTCGACGGTCGTTCTACAGTTCTTACCAATACACAGCATTTACGAATAAAGAAAGCTCCTTTTACGACAAAAGTGGTTAAACGTTATAACCATATTTTTATCGATACTTTACGGAATAAACTTATGTGGGGCGTGGATAAACGCATCGGGTAG
- a CDS encoding pseudouridine synthase has protein sequence MERENKARRPRIGENKGIAAREGNTERYEKVEYSKREDTHYDPDRRPRVNYNNDRNYNRPSYGNNDDQRRPYNRQQGGYNNNRGNYGNQGGDHNYNNNYNRPQRQYNNPRSYGNDQEGYNANRPYRPQTGGQRPYNNRGNNGYQQRGGYDNNRGYNNNYNNNRGGYNNRNNNGGRPFNRPQRRENFVPNKRIIYEELNVDPNQPIRLNKYMANAGVCSRREADEFIQAGQVKVNGVVMSELGTKITRNDVVTFQDKVITPEHKIYVLLNKPKDCVTTSDDPQGRLTVMDIVRNACTERIYPVGRLDRNTTGVLLLTNDGDLASKLTHPKFIKKKIYHVWTDKDVSEEDMQRIADGIELEDGPIHADAVSYATDTDKNQVGIEIHSGRNRIVRRMFEALGYRVIKLDRVYFAGLTKKNLQRGRWRYLTQQEVNMLQMGSFE, from the coding sequence ATGGAAAGAGAAAACAAAGCAAGGCGTCCTCGTATTGGTGAAAATAAAGGGATAGCCGCCCGGGAAGGTAATACCGAAAGATACGAAAAAGTAGAGTATTCTAAACGGGAAGATACCCATTATGACCCTGATAGAAGACCTAGGGTAAATTACAATAACGATAGAAATTACAACCGTCCTTCTTACGGGAATAATGACGACCAAAGGCGTCCTTATAATCGTCAGCAGGGAGGATATAATAACAACCGCGGAAATTACGGGAATCAAGGTGGTGATCATAATTATAACAATAATTACAATCGCCCGCAGCGCCAATATAATAATCCGCGGTCTTATGGAAATGATCAGGAAGGTTATAATGCCAACCGCCCTTATAGGCCGCAGACCGGTGGACAGCGCCCGTATAATAACCGAGGAAATAACGGATATCAGCAACGAGGCGGATATGATAATAATCGGGGTTATAACAATAATTATAATAATAATCGAGGTGGTTATAATAACCGTAATAACAACGGAGGCCGTCCGTTTAACCGTCCGCAACGCAGGGAAAATTTTGTTCCCAATAAGCGCATTATATACGAAGAACTGAATGTTGATCCTAATCAGCCGATACGGTTGAATAAATATATGGCGAATGCAGGTGTTTGTTCGCGCCGTGAAGCCGACGAGTTTATACAAGCCGGACAAGTAAAAGTCAATGGGGTTGTTATGAGCGAATTGGGTACTAAAATAACGCGTAATGATGTAGTTACATTTCAGGATAAAGTGATTACGCCCGAACATAAGATATATGTATTGCTCAACAAACCGAAAGATTGTGTGACTACATCCGATGATCCTCAGGGACGGCTTACTGTGATGGATATCGTGCGGAATGCCTGTACTGAACGCATATATCCTGTCGGCCGACTCGATCGCAACACGACGGGAGTACTTTTACTTACGAATGACGGAGATTTGGCTTCTAAGCTGACGCATCCGAAATTTATTAAGAAAAAGATTTATCATGTGTGGACGGATAAGGATGTATCGGAAGAGGATATGCAGCGCATTGCCGACGGTATCGAGCTTGAGGATGGGCCCATTCATGCCGATGCAGTAAGTTATGCGACCGATACCGATAAGAATCAGGTCGGCATCGAGATACATTCGGGACGTAATCGTATCGTACGTCGTATGTTCGAAGCGTTAGGTTACCGGGTGATAAAACTCGATAGAGTATATTTTGCCGGGTTGACTAAAAAAAATCTACAACGCGGACGTTGGCGTTATCTGACGCAGCAGGAGGTAAATATGTTGCAGATGGGATCGTTTGAGTAA
- a CDS encoding ExbD/TolR family protein has protein sequence MALKRRNKIDASFSMASMTDVIFLLLIFFMVTSTIVFPNSIKVLLPQSKQQTAAKPLSRVTIDKDLNLYVSFGNEAERSVSIEELTQFLIEAGQKDPELFVALYADETVPYREVVRVLNIAAENNLRMVLATRPIKEGNY, from the coding sequence ATGGCTCTTAAACGTAGAAACAAAATCGATGCTTCTTTCAGTATGGCATCTATGACCGATGTCATATTCCTGCTGCTGATCTTCTTTATGGTGACCTCTACCATCGTTTTCCCTAATTCGATAAAAGTACTTTTACCACAAAGCAAGCAGCAAACTGCAGCTAAGCCGTTATCACGCGTAACTATCGATAAAGACCTCAATCTGTATGTTTCTTTCGGAAATGAAGCAGAACGTTCTGTCTCTATCGAAGAACTCACCCAATTCTTGATAGAAGCCGGACAGAAAGATCCCGAATTATTCGTCGCACTATACGCTGACGAGACGGTACCCTACCGGGAAGTCGTAAGAGTATTAAATATCGCAGCCGAAAATAATTTAAGAATGGTATTGGCTACCAGGCCGATAAAAGAGGGTAATTATTAA
- a CDS encoding FKBP-type peptidyl-prolyl cis-trans isomerase, with the protein MEIVKPGQFVEATYDLYVGEDKEQELMEKATSENPLKFVFGADQMLPAFEAKLKGLKAGDEFDFVLPSDEAYGEYNKEHVLELGKEIFEVDGKFDNEMIFPGNTVPMMDSNGNRLNGSVLEVKDDVVIMDFNHPLAGEDLHFVGKILAVREATPEELHPSCGGGCSCGCDSDDCGSGCDGCH; encoded by the coding sequence ATGGAAATAGTAAAACCCGGTCAGTTTGTAGAAGCTACTTATGACCTTTACGTAGGCGAAGACAAAGAACAGGAATTAATGGAGAAAGCTACTTCTGAAAATCCGCTGAAATTTGTTTTCGGAGCCGATCAAATGCTTCCTGCATTCGAAGCCAAACTTAAAGGCTTAAAAGCCGGTGATGAATTCGATTTTGTACTCCCAAGCGACGAAGCTTATGGCGAATATAATAAAGAGCATGTACTCGAGCTGGGAAAAGAGATTTTCGAAGTCGATGGAAAATTCGATAACGAAATGATTTTCCCGGGAAATACCGTTCCGATGATGGATTCAAACGGTAATCGTCTTAACGGATCGGTTCTCGAAGTTAAAGACGATGTTGTTATCATGGATTTTAATCACCCTTTGGCTGGAGAAGATCTTCATTTCGTAGGGAAAATTCTTGCCGTTCGCGAAGCAACTCCTGAAGAATTGCATCCCTCTTGCGGCGGCGGATGCAGTTGTGGATGTGACAGCGACGACTGCGGAAGCGGATGCGACGGATGCCACTAA
- a CDS encoding energy transducer TonB family protein: MKEDSKYRLYGIVGTLLFHTLIIIILLLITFNRPPKPADDGGGILVQLGTVDEASGIFEPVKAEENIPEEASPEITEPDNETITQDVEETVNINPPKEEKKKTPEKKQNTKKNTEQPTKEPVRDTRLDKMASLFSNNSNNTGSRGTAEKGTGIQGSPTGNSNTGALTGVGGYGAYNLGGRGITGTLPRPGYDNSNDEGTIVISIVVNPAGKVISASVTPKGSTGDAASNPTLRERALNAAKKATFESVSRTGNQTGTIIYHFKQN, translated from the coding sequence GTGAAAGAGGATTCTAAATACAGATTGTACGGAATAGTGGGGACGTTGCTTTTCCACACGCTCATTATTATCATACTGTTGCTGATAACATTCAACCGGCCGCCCAAACCGGCTGATGATGGCGGTGGCATTTTAGTACAACTGGGAACCGTTGACGAAGCGAGTGGAATATTCGAACCGGTAAAAGCTGAAGAAAATATTCCGGAAGAGGCATCTCCCGAAATCACGGAACCCGATAACGAAACCATAACACAAGATGTCGAAGAAACAGTAAATATCAATCCGCCGAAAGAAGAAAAAAAGAAAACTCCCGAAAAAAAACAGAACACGAAAAAAAACACTGAGCAACCGACTAAAGAACCTGTTAGAGATACACGGCTCGACAAAATGGCATCTCTTTTCAGCAATAACAGTAACAATACCGGAAGTAGAGGTACTGCAGAAAAAGGAACCGGGATCCAAGGGAGCCCTACCGGAAACTCGAATACGGGAGCTCTTACCGGTGTCGGCGGTTACGGTGCTTATAACCTGGGAGGACGCGGTATTACCGGTACACTCCCTCGTCCGGGTTATGACAATAGCAACGATGAAGGAACGATCGTAATATCTATCGTCGTAAATCCTGCAGGAAAAGTAATCAGTGCCTCTGTAACTCCCAAAGGAAGCACCGGAGATGCAGCATCGAATCCTACATTGCGTGAACGTGCGCTGAATGCAGCAAAAAAAGCTACGTTCGAAAGCGTTTCACGTACTGGCAACCAAACCGGTACGATTATCTATCATTTTAAACAAAATTGA
- a CDS encoding CBS domain-containing protein codes for MLLKKYLFNRFTDANFKASGKKYPEKRKFYVSLYWFTEYKNNTIYSNVGAMTAKDLISNDIPVLYPETTVTEALARLEETRLGFLPVVKGEEYIGMASEKMLLETSDAEQELGNLILSAPSVKSESHLFDVLNQMTQLSVDMMPVTTQDGHYLGSVDRKNLLKHISTICNTGQEGAVILLEMYPEDYSLSELARLVEDNNCKIMNLLTYPYSENGMLRISIKIDCVDASPVLRSLERFNYKIVCCYQQQGVIDETLRQRFNELMYYLEM; via the coding sequence ATGTTACTAAAAAAATATCTTTTTAATAGGTTTACCGATGCTAATTTTAAGGCATCAGGTAAAAAATATCCCGAAAAACGAAAATTTTATGTAAGTTTGTATTGGTTTACTGAATACAAAAATAATACGATTTATTCAAATGTAGGTGCAATGACGGCAAAAGATCTTATTTCGAATGATATTCCGGTGCTTTACCCTGAAACTACGGTAACCGAAGCTCTTGCCCGCCTGGAGGAGACGAGACTGGGATTTCTTCCGGTGGTTAAAGGGGAGGAATATATCGGTATGGCAAGCGAAAAAATGCTACTCGAGACTTCCGATGCGGAACAAGAACTTGGAAATCTTATTTTGTCGGCACCTTCAGTAAAAAGTGAAAGCCATCTTTTCGATGTGCTTAATCAGATGACACAGTTATCGGTAGATATGATGCCGGTGACGACACAAGATGGGCATTACCTCGGCTCTGTAGATCGTAAAAATCTGTTGAAGCATATTTCTACAATTTGCAATACGGGGCAAGAGGGTGCGGTTATTTTATTGGAGATGTATCCTGAAGATTATTCTTTAAGCGAGTTGGCGAGATTGGTTGAGGATAATAATTGCAAGATTATGAATTTGTTGACTTATCCTTATTCTGAGAACGGGATGTTGCGTATAAGTATAAAGATTGATTGTGTAGATGCATCTCCGGTTCTCCGTTCGCTCGAACGGTTCAATTACAAAATTGTTTGTTGCTATCAACAGCAGGGTGTTATCGACGAAACGTTACGGCAGCGGTTTAATGAATTGATGTATTATCTCGAAATGTAA
- the asnS gene encoding asparagine--tRNA ligase: MEKISRTKIVDLFKEPSFGEMVNVKGWVRTRRGNKQVGFIALNDGSTINNMQVVVDLQQFDEEFLKPITTGACISVNGILVESQGKGQSAEIQAREIEIYGTADPMTYPLQKKGHSMEFLREIAHLRPRTNTFGAVFRMRHNMAIAIHKFFHDRGFFYFHTPIITASDCEGAGQMFQVTTLNLYDLKKDENGSIVYDNDFFGKQASLTVSGQLEAELAAMAMGAVYTFGPTFRAENSNTPRHLAEFWMVEPEVAFNEIAENMQLAEDFIKYCVQWALDNCRDDLQFLNDMFDKELIARLESIVSTQFVRLTYTEGIKILEEAVAKGHKFEFPIFWGADLASEHERYLVEEHFKKPVILTDYPKEIKSFYMKQNDDGKTVRAMDVLFPKIGEIIGGSQREEDLEKLSRRAKEMGVPEKDIWWYLDTRRFGTAPHSGFGLGFERLLLFVTGMTNIRDVIPFPRTPKNAEF; the protein is encoded by the coding sequence ATGGAAAAGATTAGCAGAACGAAAATTGTCGATTTATTTAAAGAACCTTCCTTTGGGGAAATGGTGAATGTGAAAGGCTGGGTACGTACCCGCCGAGGAAATAAACAAGTAGGTTTTATTGCCCTGAATGACGGATCGACAATAAATAATATGCAAGTCGTTGTCGATTTGCAACAATTCGATGAAGAATTTCTGAAACCGATAACGACAGGAGCCTGTATAAGTGTTAACGGTATATTAGTAGAATCGCAGGGTAAAGGACAATCGGCAGAGATTCAAGCCCGTGAAATTGAGATTTACGGTACCGCCGATCCGATGACTTATCCTTTACAGAAGAAGGGGCATTCGATGGAATTTCTGCGTGAGATTGCTCATTTACGTCCGCGTACAAATACTTTCGGGGCAGTTTTTCGTATGCGTCATAATATGGCTATCGCTATACATAAATTCTTCCATGACCGAGGATTTTTCTATTTTCATACCCCTATTATAACGGCTTCGGATTGTGAAGGAGCCGGCCAAATGTTTCAGGTAACGACATTGAATTTGTATGACCTGAAAAAAGATGAAAACGGCTCCATTGTGTATGACAATGACTTTTTTGGGAAACAGGCGAGTCTTACCGTTTCTGGGCAACTCGAAGCAGAGTTGGCTGCTATGGCTATGGGTGCTGTTTATACATTCGGGCCCACATTTAGAGCTGAAAACTCGAATACGCCTCGTCACCTTGCCGAGTTTTGGATGGTAGAACCCGAGGTCGCTTTTAATGAGATTGCCGAGAATATGCAATTAGCAGAAGATTTTATCAAGTATTGTGTACAGTGGGCACTTGATAATTGTCGAGACGATCTTCAATTCCTTAACGATATGTTCGATAAAGAACTTATCGCTCGTCTCGAGTCGATCGTTTCTACCCAATTCGTGAGACTTACTTATACCGAAGGAATAAAGATTCTCGAAGAGGCGGTTGCCAAAGGTCATAAATTCGAATTCCCTATATTTTGGGGAGCCGACCTTGCCTCGGAACATGAACGTTATCTGGTAGAAGAGCATTTTAAAAAGCCTGTTATTCTTACCGATTATCCCAAAGAGATAAAATCTTTCTACATGAAACAGAATGATGACGGTAAAACGGTAAGGGCTATGGATGTATTATTCCCGAAAATCGGTGAAATTATCGGAGGATCGCAGCGTGAAGAAGATCTTGAGAAGCTTTCGCGTCGTGCAAAGGAAATGGGTGTTCCCGAGAAAGATATCTGGTGGTATCTCGATACGCGTCGTTTCGGAACAGCCCCCCATTCGGGATTCGGTCTCGGTTTCGAACGTCTTTTGCTTTTCGTTACCGGTATGACTAATATTCGGGACGTAATACCTTTCCCGAGAACTCCTAAGAATGCGGAGTTTTAA
- a CDS encoding PepSY-like domain-containing protein: MKFKHFIFIVPALILTIVLNTGCSNDPDPTNNTVVPNSEIVNAFKQQFPEAKNVVWNKKMEYYVASFDMPQNSTNPNGDRLNKAWYTETGDCSLSEIEIPVNDLPQNILQHFESSDYKAIGYIIDDVDLLTRGEEKKYKLEIEAEGKEDVDLYYAFDGTFLYEKVDKDGNSESAPIPGFATDFIKQKYPEAVILESESDEKTGTYEIDITIKEIEMEVVFDFKGNWLHTSTEIELSLLPNEVMTALKNILGPNDETDDIEKWETPNGIQYVIEVENETENKEFTYIFNEKGEQIKK; encoded by the coding sequence ATGAAATTCAAACATTTTATTTTTATCGTACCAGCATTAATTTTAACAATCGTACTAAACACCGGTTGCAGCAACGATCCGGATCCTACAAACAATACAGTAGTACCAAACTCAGAAATTGTAAACGCTTTTAAGCAACAATTCCCAGAAGCAAAAAATGTCGTATGGAATAAAAAAATGGAATACTACGTAGCATCTTTCGACATGCCGCAAAACAGTACAAATCCTAATGGCGATCGTCTCAACAAAGCTTGGTATACAGAAACAGGAGATTGTTCTCTTTCTGAAATCGAAATCCCCGTGAATGACTTGCCCCAAAACATTCTACAGCATTTCGAATCTTCCGATTATAAAGCAATAGGATACATTATCGACGACGTAGACCTGCTTACTCGTGGAGAAGAAAAAAAGTATAAATTAGAAATCGAAGCGGAAGGAAAAGAAGATGTCGATCTCTACTATGCTTTTGATGGTACATTTTTGTATGAAAAAGTCGACAAAGACGGAAATAGCGAATCGGCACCGATACCCGGTTTCGCAACCGACTTCATAAAACAGAAATACCCCGAAGCCGTCATCCTCGAGTCGGAATCGGATGAAAAAACCGGGACTTATGAAATAGACATTACAATTAAAGAGATCGAAATGGAAGTCGTATTCGATTTTAAAGGGAACTGGTTACATACGTCCACCGAAATTGAGTTGTCTTTACTCCCGAATGAGGTGATGACTGCCTTAAAAAATATTCTCGGCCCCAATGACGAAACCGACGATATCGAAAAATGGGAAACTCCTAACGGAATACAATATGTCATAGAAGTAGAAAATGAAACTGAAAATAAAGAATTTACCTATATTTTCAACGAAAAAGGAGAACAGATAAAGAAATAA